The genome window GACTTCAATATTAATCCCCTCATAAAAAAACTACCTATTTGATTATACTATTAAAGCAGTTCTTTTACAGGTTTTTTAGATAATTTTTGGTCGCCAATTTTTATACAAATTATAATTAGAGGTTTTTAAGATTTTTTCGGCGTTTTTCACTCTTTCAGCTGTTGGTGGTTCAATACCTTCTAATTTATAAGGAATTTTCATTTCATGGTACTTTCTGACTCCTAAGGTGTGGTAAGGAAGGATTTCCACCTTTTTAACGACGTCATTTGGAATCTGTGCGATATAGTCTGATAATTTCTCTAGATCTTCATCAAAGTCGGTTTTTCCAGGTACTAACACATGACGAATCCACATATCATCGTGGTTTTCGCCCATATATTGGATCATTTCGAAAATATTTTTGTTATCAACGCCCGTCAATTTTTTGTGTTTAATTGGATCAATTTCTTTAATATCAACAAGAGAAATATCGGTATATCTCATTAACTCCTCGAACTTACTAAAGAAGGGTTCTTTCCAAGTAAATGGATTACCAGCTGTATCGAGACAAGTGCTGATGTTTCTTTCTTTAGCTTTTTTGAAAATATCGAGCGTAAAATCAATTTGAACTAAAGATTCGCCACCACTTAGTGTAATCCCGCCTTGTGGACCCCAAAACGCCCGATATCTTTCAGCATCATCCAATATTTCTTCAGAAGTCATCTCAGTTCCAACACCGATATTCCAAGTGTCGGGATTATGACAATACATACAACGCATCCGGCATCCTTGCAAAAATGCAACGTAGCGGATTCCCGGGCCATCTACGGCTCCAAACGATTCGGTTGAGTGCACGTAACCTTTGACTTTTTCTTCTTTTTTAACTTCAACTGTATTTTCGTAAATATTCATTAGTTTAACCATTCCATTCCCGATTTTAATAAAAAAAGCAGGATTACTCCCACTTTTTTAAATGATTGTTATTTTACATTTCTTCAAAGAATGTACGAGCAATTACATCATCTTGTTGTTCTTTAGTTAAATCAGCAAAGTATACACAGTAACCAGATACTCTGACCGTCAAGGTAGGATACTCTTCTGGATGTTTTTGTGCATCAATCAATGTATCGCGGTTAAATACATTAACATTCAAATGCATTCCATTATTAACCATGTAGCCATCAATCATATTTACCAATGAATCTTTCCTAGCTTCTGTATCGTGTCCGAGAGTGTTAGGTGTAATTCCAAATGTGTTTGAAATACCGTCGGTAGCGTATTTATAAGGAATTTTTGCAGTTGACATTAGAGATGCTAATGCAC of Xylocopilactobacillus apicola contains these proteins:
- the pflA gene encoding pyruvate formate-lyase-activating protein, yielding MKIGNGMVKLMNIYENTVEVKKEEKVKGYVHSTESFGAVDGPGIRYVAFLQGCRMRCMYCHNPDTWNIGVGTEMTSEEILDDAERYRAFWGPQGGITLSGGESLVQIDFTLDIFKKAKERNISTCLDTAGNPFTWKEPFFSKFEELMRYTDISLVDIKEIDPIKHKKLTGVDNKNIFEMIQYMGENHDDMWIRHVLVPGKTDFDEDLEKLSDYIAQIPNDVVKKVEILPYHTLGVRKYHEMKIPYKLEGIEPPTAERVKNAEKILKTSNYNLYKNWRPKII